From the Lathyrus oleraceus cultivar Zhongwan6 chromosome 4, CAAS_Psat_ZW6_1.0, whole genome shotgun sequence genome, one window contains:
- the LOC127075145 gene encoding uncharacterized protein At4g14342 isoform X2 codes for MQASDRFNINSQLEHLQAKYVGTGHADMNRFEWAVNIQRDSYASYIGHYPLLSYFSIAENESIGRQRYTFMQKMLLPCGLPPEREED; via the exons ATGCAGGCGAGTGATAGGTTTAACATCAATTCCCAACTTGAGCATCTTCAAGCTAAATATGTTGGAACTGGCCATGCTGATATGAACAGATT TGAATGGGCAGTGAACATTCAGCGTGATAGCTATGCATCATATATTGGGCATTACCCTTTACTTTCATATTTTTCTATTGCTGAAAATGAATCTATTGGAAGACAACGCTACACTTTTATGCAG AAAATGCTCCTGCCTTGCGGTCTGCCTCCGGAAAGAGAAGAAGACTAG
- the LOC127075145 gene encoding uncharacterized protein At4g14342 isoform X1, translating to MQASDRFNINSQLEHLQAKYVGTGHADMNRFEWAVNIQRDSYASYIGHYPLLSYFSIAENESIGRQRYTFMQKMLLPCGLPPEREED from the exons ATGCAG GCGAGTGATAGGTTTAACATCAATTCCCAACTTGAGCATCTTCAAGCTAAATATGTTGGAACTGGCCATGCTGATATGAACAGATT TGAATGGGCAGTGAACATTCAGCGTGATAGCTATGCATCATATATTGGGCATTACCCTTTACTTTCATATTTTTCTATTGCTGAAAATGAATCTATTGGAAGACAACGCTACACTTTTATGCAG AAAATGCTCCTGCCTTGCGGTCTGCCTCCGGAAAGAGAAGAAGACTAG